From the Blastocatellia bacterium genome, one window contains:
- a CDS encoding prepilin-type N-terminal cleavage/methylation domain-containing protein: MKSLIKLSHRSGFSLVELIISIGVILTALLGLAGLLGLSIRSNETIRQTTLCKTLATTITETIIVARESEIIDFTKLETVFCWCQCTPTYFSSRPR, from the coding sequence ATGAAAAGTTTAATTAAGCTTTCTCATAGATCAGGATTTTCCTTAGTAGAATTAATTATTTCTATTGGAGTTATTTTAACAGCATTACTTGGTTTAGCAGGACTTTTAGGTTTATCTATTCGTAGTAATGAAACTATTCGTCAAACAACTCTTTGTAAAACACTTGCTACAACAATAACTGAAACTATTATTGTTGCTAGAGAATCAGAAATAATAGATTTTACTAAATTGGAAACAGTTTTTTGCTGGTGCCAATGTACGCCGACCTATTTTAGCTCCAGGCCCAGATAA
- a CDS encoding prepilin-type N-terminal cleavage/methylation domain-containing protein: MVFQKANLKGFSIIEVLVVVTIGLILTTVAIVGFRGVRTNIKTVKAANVATSLIQQARQRAITNRVPHSVTISRVPDSSGNRNVLTINSIDITKTPPVTNVVRVEYLPQDVAIALPTNIPLTIAANMPPQDTFQLADFMGMDTATIFFNIDGSVTSGNYFPLPGSNPFRGSFFFADAPNACTTTQRSELTRVVSLYGSTGGVKTWYYDGTTFRTGSKNF, encoded by the coding sequence ATGGTCTTTCAAAAAGCAAATTTAAAAGGTTTTTCTATAATAGAAGTTTTGGTAGTTGTGACAATAGGGCTAATTTTAACTACTGTTGCTATTGTTGGTTTTCGTGGTGTTAGAACAAATATCAAAACTGTAAAAGCAGCTAATGTAGCAACCTCTTTAATACAACAAGCTCGACAACGTGCAATTACTAATCGGGTACCTCATTCAGTTACAATTAGCCGTGTTCCAGATAGTTCAGGTAATAGAAATGTATTAACTATAAACAGTATAGATATTACTAAAACCCCACCTGTAACAAATGTAGTTCGTGTAGAATACCTACCTCAAGATGTTGCTATTGCTCTACCAACAAATATCCCATTAACTATAGCAGCAAATATGCCTCCTCAAGATACTTTTCAGCTAGCTGACTTTATGGGAATGGATACAGCAACAATTTTCTTTAATATTGATGGCTCTGTTACTAGTGGAAATTATTTTCCACTCCCTGGTAGCAATCCATTTCGAGGATCTTTCTTTTTTGCAGATGCTCCTAATGCATGTACCACAACCCAAAGATCAGAATTAACCAGAGTGGTTAGTCTTTATGGTTCAACAGGTGGTGTTAAGACCTGGTATTACGATGGTACTACTTTTCGCACAGGCAGTAAGAATTTTTAA
- a CDS encoding protein kinase, protein MRPSIEAVLGTVIDGKYRLDSLIGLGGMGRVFCATHLQLNKTFALKLMNFPAHNSPQLVRFKREAESLAKIRHPNVVGVTDFGITIEHTPYIVMEYIEGMSLRTMMEDKGYFTERQALLISKQMCAGLYAAHLQGIVHRDLKPENIMIEQLADGEILVRVLDFSIAKLLQLGDNEENISEHEELIGTIKYMTPEQFLGNAVDARSDIFGICLMIYEMLAGVVPAATVSLARPLKELRPDISSRLNEIVHKGLSPLPINRQQSALELKRELESLEFIPSPDLSTQYSLVGSKYGITTTEDGQFDSLELQAGQKISYYQILKKLAEGGMGEVYLAEDARLGRKVALKLLPKEITQDPKRTKRFEQEARTASALNHPNILTIYEIGDFEGIQFIATEYIEGLTLKQKIQQGLTLKEILKIAVQIANALAVAHPAGVVHRDIKPGNIMLRADGYVKILDFGLAKFTEANGNKDNTGINTESGKIMGTPKYMSPEQARGQFVDARTDIFSFGVVLYEMITGKVPFDGATNTDIIVSVLEHEALPLSQHVAEIDSELERIVQKALRKDREERYQTIKDMLLDLKSLKQRLNFEKELNRNNSENTNPSGETTTPSSKDKTDKSLTAVETTINNNFIDKPKNKQKRLIPLIALVIIFTGTLAGYFVFYKNLQNNKKARSLAILPFRNLKDDPDTDFLSFSLADAVINKLGYVDSLTLRPSSAISKYRNQDIDIKEVASQLKVNTLLMGSFLKEGEELRIHTQLVDVENDKVIWVGSLDLKYEKLLTVQTKVADRIVKELEIKLTDDEVKRLNRDVFINSLAYEYCLKGIDLMVKSANNFSEARSMLEKSVALDPNFAQAWAYLGFCYASAATAEYSGQEYYIKAQAAYDKAIELDSEQIEARVFSATLLTDTGKAQEAVSRLKEVIRKKPQYAAAYWELSYAYRYGGLIKESIEAGERAVELDAGVMNRTFNSYLYAGEYRKFLDSLPDRNDSYFIFYKGIADYYLHNSSSAKKHFDEAYRLTPDQIFAQIGKTFSLSIEGKNAEALKLIKNSEEKIRSSGVSDGEAIYKIAQAYAVLEDIPSALAMLRLSIEKGFFAILIFYKIYY, encoded by the coding sequence ATGAGACCATCAATTGAAGCAGTCTTGGGAACGGTTATTGATGGAAAATACAGACTTGACTCTTTAATTGGTTTAGGTGGCATGGGGCGTGTTTTTTGTGCTACCCACTTGCAGTTAAATAAAACTTTTGCCCTCAAATTAATGAATTTTCCCGCCCACAATTCCCCACAATTAGTTCGTTTTAAGCGTGAAGCAGAATCGCTTGCTAAAATACGTCATCCTAATGTTGTTGGTGTAACAGACTTTGGTATTACTATAGAACATACTCCTTATATAGTAATGGAGTATATCGAAGGCATGTCATTACGTACTATGATGGAGGATAAAGGATATTTTACTGAGCGACAAGCCTTGCTTATTTCTAAACAAATGTGTGCTGGCCTTTATGCTGCACATTTACAAGGCATAGTTCATCGTGACTTAAAGCCAGAAAATATCATGATTGAACAATTAGCTGATGGTGAAATACTTGTACGAGTATTAGATTTTAGTATTGCTAAACTGCTTCAACTAGGTGATAACGAAGAAAATATTAGTGAGCATGAAGAACTAATAGGTACTATAAAATATATGACACCAGAACAATTTCTGGGCAATGCTGTAGATGCACGGTCAGATATTTTTGGTATTTGTCTAATGATTTATGAAATGTTAGCAGGTGTTGTTCCAGCCGCAACGGTTTCGCTTGCTAGGCCCTTAAAAGAATTAAGACCAGATATTTCTTCAAGATTAAATGAAATTGTTCATAAAGGGCTTTCTCCTCTACCTATAAACCGCCAGCAATCAGCTTTGGAGCTAAAGAGAGAATTAGAGAGTCTAGAATTTATCCCTTCTCCTGATTTAAGTACACAATATTCTTTGGTGGGTAGTAAATATGGTATAACTACTACTGAAGATGGACAATTTGACTCTTTAGAACTTCAAGCCGGCCAAAAAATTTCTTACTACCAAATCTTAAAAAAATTAGCTGAAGGTGGAATGGGAGAAGTTTATTTAGCTGAAGATGCGCGTTTAGGGCGTAAAGTAGCCTTGAAATTACTACCAAAAGAAATTACTCAAGACCCAAAAAGGACTAAAAGATTTGAGCAGGAAGCTCGAACAGCTTCAGCCTTAAACCATCCTAATATTCTTACTATTTATGAAATTGGAGATTTTGAAGGCATACAATTTATTGCAACAGAATATATTGAAGGTCTAACTCTAAAACAAAAAATCCAACAAGGACTAACTCTAAAAGAAATACTAAAAATTGCTGTACAAATTGCTAATGCTCTAGCTGTTGCCCATCCAGCAGGGGTTGTTCATCGAGATATTAAGCCTGGAAATATAATGCTACGTGCAGATGGTTACGTAAAAATTCTGGATTTTGGTTTAGCAAAATTTACAGAAGCAAATGGAAATAAAGATAATACTGGGATTAATACCGAATCTGGAAAAATTATGGGAACACCCAAATATATGTCTCCAGAACAGGCTCGTGGACAATTTGTAGATGCACGAACAGATATTTTTAGTTTTGGGGTAGTTCTTTATGAAATGATTACTGGTAAAGTACCTTTTGATGGTGCTACAAATACAGACATTATTGTTTCGGTTTTAGAGCATGAAGCTTTACCCCTAAGTCAACATGTAGCGGAAATTGACTCTGAATTAGAAAGAATTGTTCAAAAAGCTTTACGTAAGGATAGGGAAGAACGCTATCAAACTATTAAAGATATGTTGCTAGATCTAAAGAGCTTAAAGCAACGCTTAAATTTTGAAAAAGAGCTAAACCGCAACAACTCAGAAAATACTAACCCTAGTGGCGAAACTACTACACCTTCTAGTAAAGATAAAACAGATAAAAGCTTAACTGCTGTTGAAACTACTATAAATAATAATTTTATAGATAAACCTAAGAATAAGCAAAAACGCCTAATACCTTTAATTGCTTTAGTAATAATATTTACTGGAACATTAGCAGGGTATTTTGTATTTTATAAGAATTTACAAAATAATAAAAAAGCACGTAGTTTAGCTATATTACCTTTTCGTAATTTAAAAGATGATCCAGATACAGACTTTTTAAGTTTTTCCTTAGCAGATGCTGTAATTAATAAACTTGGTTATGTTGACTCTTTAACCTTGCGACCTTCTTCAGCTATAAGTAAGTATCGTAATCAAGATATTGATATTAAAGAAGTTGCTAGTCAGCTAAAAGTTAATACTCTTTTAATGGGAAGTTTCTTAAAAGAAGGCGAAGAGCTAAGAATTCATACACAACTTGTTGATGTAGAAAATGATAAAGTAATTTGGGTAGGTAGTCTGGACTTAAAATATGAAAAATTACTAACAGTTCAAACAAAGGTTGCTGACCGAATTGTTAAAGAATTAGAAATAAAGCTTACAGATGATGAAGTAAAAAGGTTGAATCGGGATGTTTTTATCAACTCTTTAGCCTATGAATATTGCTTAAAAGGCATAGATTTAATGGTAAAGTCTGCTAATAATTTTTCTGAAGCTAGAAGTATGTTAGAAAAGTCTGTTGCTTTGGATCCTAATTTTGCTCAGGCTTGGGCATACTTAGGTTTTTGCTATGCTTCTGCTGCTACGGCTGAATATAGCGGGCAAGAATATTATATTAAAGCTCAGGCAGCTTATGATAAGGCAATAGAATTAGATTCAGAACAAATTGAGGCACGTGTTTTTAGTGCTACATTGCTAACTGATACTGGAAAGGCTCAAGAAGCTGTTAGTAGATTAAAAGAGGTTATTAGAAAAAAACCTCAATATGCGGCAGCTTATTGGGAATTAAGTTATGCTTATCGCTATGGTGGACTAATAAAAGAATCTATTGAAGCAGGAGAACGAGCCGTAGAGTTAGATGCAGGTGTAATGAATCGCACTTTTAATAGTTATTTATATGCAGGAGAATATCGTAAATTCTTAGATAGTTTACCTGATAGAAATGATTCTTATTTTATTTTTTATAAAGGTATTGCAGATTATTATTTGCACAATTCTTCTAGTGCAAAAAAACATTTTGATGAAGCTTATAGACTTACCCCAGATCAAATTTTTGCTCAAATAGGCAAAACTTTTAGTTTATCTATTGAAGGTAAAAATGCAGAAGCACTAAAACTAATTAAAAATAGTGAAGAAAAAATCAGAAGTAGTGGTGTTAGCGATGGAGAAGCAATTTATAAAATTGCTCAAGCTTATGCAGTTTTAGAAGACATACCTTCCGCTTTAGCAATGCTTCGCTTAAGTATTGAAAAAGGTTTTTTTGCTATCCTTATTTTTTACAAGATATATTACTAG